In Plasmodium gaboni strain SY75 chromosome 7, whole genome shotgun sequence, the following are encoded in one genomic region:
- a CDS encoding putative GTP-binding protein (part of same gene as PGSY75_0722400A~gap found within coding sequence) translates to MNIILFYFIFFFFFSLLGKSTTFNVLTKLNIPAENYPFCTIDPHEAKVTVEDERFEWLVKHFNPKSNVHAYLSIFDIAGLVKNAHLGEGLGNNFLSNIAAVDGIYHVVRAFENEDIIHTEGNINPVRDLDIINSELIYKDISHCEKNLEEVTKVLNRNKKDKIKQNEHDVLTAVLNYLKEHKWIKDGTWKSNEIEVINEYNFLTAKPVVYLVNMSEADFIRQKNKYLAKIYNWVQEKNKGTIIPYSAEVEQKILSMDEEEKKQYFQTNNIKQSMLNKIIKTGYYEINLIHFFTCGHDEVKCWTIRKGTKAPQAAGVIHTDFEKGFICAEVYKYTDLVEYKSEGEVKANGKYLQKGKDYVVEDGDIIFFKFNVSSGGKK, encoded by the coding sequence atgaatattattttattttattttattttttttttttttttttccttgCTAGGAAAATCGACTACTTTCAATGTGCTAACCAAATTAAATATCCCTGCTGAGAATTATCCGTTTTGTACAATAGATCCACATGAAGCTAAAGTGACAGTAGAAGATGAAAGATTTGAATGGCTGGTTAAACATTTTAATCCTAAAAGTAATGTGCATGCATATTTATCTATTTTTGATATTGCCGGATTAGTAAAGAATGCTCATTTAGGTGAAGGGTTAggaaataattttttatcaaatattGCAGCTGTAGATGGTATATATCATGTTGTTAGAGCATttgaaaatgaagatattATTCATACTGAAGGTAATATTAACCCAGTACGTGATttagatataataaattcagaattaatatataaagatatatcCCATTGTGAAAAGAATTTAGAAGAAGTAACTAAAGTTTtaaatagaaataaaaaagataaaataaaacaaaatgaacATGATGTTTTGACTGCTgtattaaattatttaaaagaacATAAGTGGATTAAAGATGGTACTTGGAAAAGTAATGAAATAGAAgttataaatgaatataattttttaacTGCGAAACCAGTTGTATATCTTGTTAATATGAGTGAAGCCGATTTTATaagacaaaaaaataaatatctagctaaaatttataattgggtacaagaaaaaaataaaggtACCATTATACCTTATTCAGCTGAAGTGGAACAAAAAATCCTTTCAATggatgaagaagaaaaaaaacaatatttccaaacaaataatattaaacaAAGTATGctaaataaaataattaaaacAGGATATTATGAAATCaatttaatacatttttttacatGTGGTCATGATGAAGTGAAATGTTGGACTATCAGAAAAGGAACAAAAGCTCCACAAGCAGCAGGTGTTATTCATACTGATTTTGAAAAAGGTTTTATATGTGCTGAGgtctataaatatacagATCTTGTCGAATATAAATCAGAAGGAGAAGTTAAAGCTAATggaaaatatttacaaaagGGTAAAGATTATGTGGTTGAAGATGGAGatattatctttttcaAATTTAATGTATCATCAGgaggaaaaaaataa
- a CDS encoding putative cell cycle control protein cwf15: MTTAHRPTWYNAIGGDNQGGNRKVSQTLKVCSRDLPGHLKMKTRDLSDYVEDKNMIKNNLIQLENKNNKENVKGNKLLAIENIKKLTNHDFKNPFPEDEDDVIGDEWTKKSKKKNKKKEKLKMKNKRNVKKRKIKHDMSEDDMSDNNLSDNNSSDNNSSDNNSSDNNSSDNKSSGNNSSDNNSSDNNSSDNNSSDNNSSEDDESDEEEKELLRELENLKRERMEKLKKEKEEQELLKKKKNNVLTNNPLINLEDSSDNDEVSTKKRKWTDDAIFRNTCEKKEKKTPSYINDTVRSSFHKKFLFKYIH, from the exons AGGAGGTGATAATCAAG GAGGGAATCGAAAGGTTAGTCAGACACTCAAAGTCTGCAGTCGAGATTTGCCAGGACACCtaaaaatgaaaacaaGAGATTTAAGTGACTATGTagaagataaaaatatgattaaaaataatttaatacaactagaaaataaaaacaataaagAAAACGTTAAAGGTAATAAATTACTAGCcatagaaaatataaaaaaattgacAAATCATGATTTTAAAAATCCCTTTCCAGAAGATGAAGATGATGTTATTGGAGATGAATGGACAAAAAAATctaaaaagaaaaacaaaaaaaaggaaaaattaaaaatgaagaataaaagaaatgttaaaaaaaggaaaatcAAACATGATATGTCGGAGGATGATATgagtgataataatttaagtgataataattcaaGTGATAATAACTCAAGTGATAATAACTCAagtgataataattcaaGTGATAATAAATCAAGTGGTAATAATTCAagtgataataattcaaGTGATAATAACTCAagtgataataattcaagtgataataattcaaGTGAAGATGACGAATCTGATGAAGAGGAAAAAGAACTACTAAGAGAACttgaaaatttaaaaagagAAAGGATGGAAAAActtaaaaaagaaaaagaagaacaagaacttttaaaaaaaaaaaaaaataatgtattaACTAATAACCCATTAATTAATTTAGAAGATAGTAGTGATAATGATGAAGTGagtacaaaaaaaagaaaatggACAGATGATGCTATCTTTAGAAATACCTGTgagaaaaaagaaaaaaaaacaccatcatatataaatgatacTGTACGTAGTTCTTTTCACAAGaagtttttatttaaatatattcattag
- a CDS encoding putative GTP-binding protein (part of same gene as PGSY75_0722400B~gap found within coding sequence) codes for MAPKKKEEEPPKILLG; via the coding sequence atggctccaaaaaaaaaggagGAAGAGCCCCCAAAGATACTCTTAGGAAG